From candidate division KSB1 bacterium, the proteins below share one genomic window:
- the rsmI gene encoding 16S rRNA (cytidine(1402)-2'-O)-methyltransferase — protein MTLVSSGKLYLVSTPIGNLEDITLRAIQVLKQVDLIAAEDTRHSSVLLNHYGITTPTTSFHAFNIAKKTPALIQKLLQGRSIALISDAGTPGISDPAYHLVREAIANNIAIEAIPGATALIPALVISGLPANRFVFEGFLPTKKGRQKRLQELADEQRTMIIYEAPHRLLKTLNQLLAVFGNRRVAIIRELTKKFEQVYRGTLADITLNPDQLVLKGEFVVVIEGKGRENDQETAASKQ, from the coding sequence TTGACGCTGGTTTCTTCAGGAAAATTGTATTTGGTCAGTACGCCCATTGGAAACTTAGAGGATATCACGCTTCGGGCGATCCAGGTCCTGAAGCAAGTAGATCTAATTGCAGCCGAGGACACTCGGCATTCATCGGTTCTTTTAAACCATTACGGTATTACAACGCCAACCACCAGCTTCCATGCGTTCAATATCGCGAAAAAGACACCGGCACTGATCCAAAAATTACTCCAGGGACGATCTATCGCCCTGATCTCCGATGCTGGGACGCCAGGCATTTCTGATCCAGCTTATCATCTGGTTCGCGAAGCAATTGCGAATAATATTGCGATCGAGGCCATTCCTGGCGCCACGGCGCTCATCCCAGCGCTAGTGATTTCTGGTTTGCCAGCTAACCGATTTGTATTTGAGGGATTTCTGCCGACCAAAAAAGGTCGACAAAAGCGGTTGCAAGAATTAGCTGACGAACAGCGAACAATGATCATCTATGAAGCTCCTCATCGGTTGCTCAAAACGCTGAACCAGTTGCTCGCTGTTTTCGGAAATCGTCGCGTGGCAATTATCCGAGAATTGACAAAGAAATTCGAGCAAGTTTACCGAGGGACATTGGCGGATATTACGCTGAACCCAGATCAATTGGTCCTCAAAGGGGAGTTCGTGGTGGTCATTGAAGGAAAGGGTAGAGAAAACGATCAGGAAACGGCGGCCAGTAAACAGTGA
- a CDS encoding CDP-alcohol phosphatidyltransferase family protein, with protein MFLPDWLKNLYLRLITPVIDFFIKRRLNPNHFTTLGFLLSVLTAYLFGSGFLRTAGIIMLISGTFDIIDGKVARATNRVTKFGALYDSTLDRYSEVFIFFGLAYYFVNDKWATAPMPLSLWNLTFESFNLSLVSIIAVCMALGGSVMTSYVRARAEGLGLECKVGWMQRPERVVFIAFGAIFHKLLLIAALILVAIFANLTAVQRLYHIWVTDKEARKKLISE; from the coding sequence GTGTTTTTGCCAGATTGGCTTAAGAATCTCTATCTTCGGCTGATAACGCCAGTGATCGATTTTTTTATCAAGCGAAGGCTAAATCCGAACCATTTTACCACGCTTGGTTTTCTACTCAGCGTCCTGACCGCCTATCTGTTCGGTTCTGGATTTCTGAGGACTGCGGGGATCATCATGCTGATTTCTGGCACCTTCGACATTATCGATGGCAAAGTTGCCCGAGCCACCAATCGAGTGACGAAATTCGGTGCGTTGTACGATTCGACACTGGACCGATATTCTGAGGTGTTTATTTTTTTCGGCCTCGCCTATTACTTCGTAAATGACAAATGGGCAACAGCCCCGATGCCGCTATCTTTATGGAACTTAACTTTCGAGAGCTTCAATCTTTCCCTGGTTAGCATCATCGCTGTTTGTATGGCGCTCGGGGGCTCGGTGATGACCAGTTACGTTCGCGCGCGTGCCGAGGGATTGGGTCTGGAATGCAAGGTCGGCTGGATGCAACGGCCAGAGCGAGTGGTTTTCATCGCATTCGGTGCGATCTTTCATAAGCTTTTGCTGATCGCTGCCTTAATTTTGGTGGCAATTTTTGCCAATCTCACCGCCGTGCAGCGGCTCTACCACATCTGGGTCACGGACAAAGAAGCCCGCAAAAAATTGATCTCTGAATAG
- a CDS encoding aspartate 1-decarboxylase — translation MLINMCKSKIHRATVTDANLNYEGSLTIDSKLMEAADILPFEKVQVLNINTGERAETYVIEGEPGSGTICCNGALARMVQIGDLVIIVAYALMSPEEAKQYVPKIVHVNQSNQILD, via the coding sequence ATGTTGATCAACATGTGCAAATCAAAAATCCATCGGGCGACCGTAACCGATGCCAATTTGAATTATGAGGGCAGCCTGACCATCGATTCGAAATTAATGGAGGCTGCCGACATTTTGCCATTTGAAAAGGTCCAGGTGTTGAACATCAATACTGGAGAGCGGGCTGAGACCTATGTGATTGAGGGAGAACCCGGCTCGGGCACGATTTGTTGCAACGGCGCGCTGGCCAGAATGGTGCAGATCGGTGATCTGGTCATTATCGTTGCTTATGCATTGATGTCCCCAGAGGAGGCAAAACAGTACGTCCCGAAAATTGTCCATGTAAATCAATCTAATCAGATCTTAGATTGA
- a CDS encoding inositol-3-phosphate synthase: MVNIEQPKGKLGILTPGMGAVATTFIAGVMAVRRGIAKPIGSLTQMGTIRLGKRTEKRVPKIKDFVPLADLNDLVFGGWDIFEDNVYEAALKAGVLQTDLLNQVKDDIEKIGPMPAVFDQNYVRKLHGTYVKKAKTKYDYAQLLIEDIQNFKKSNQLDRMVMIWCASTEIYLKPQPIHETLSAFEQAMKDNHPGIAPSMIYAYAAIAAGVPFANGAPNLTVDIPALIEFARERQVPIAGKDFKTGQTLMKTIIAPGLKARLLGLQGWFSTNILGNRDGEVLDDPESFKTKEESKLSVLEYILQPEVYPDLYKKFYHKVRINYYPPRGDNKEGWDNIDIFGWLGYPMQIKVDFLCRDSILAAPIVLDLALFMDLAQRCKMKGIQEWLSFYFKSPMVAPGLYPEHDLFIQLMKLKNTLRYLKGEELITHLGLEYYD; encoded by the coding sequence ATGGTAAATATTGAACAGCCGAAAGGCAAGCTTGGCATTCTTACGCCAGGGATGGGTGCTGTGGCGACGACGTTCATCGCTGGCGTGATGGCGGTGAGACGAGGGATTGCAAAACCAATTGGATCTTTGACTCAGATGGGGACGATTCGACTGGGGAAGCGGACTGAAAAGAGGGTGCCAAAAATAAAGGATTTTGTGCCATTAGCGGATTTGAACGATTTAGTCTTTGGTGGCTGGGATATTTTTGAGGACAATGTTTATGAGGCCGCCCTCAAGGCTGGCGTGCTGCAGACTGATTTACTGAACCAAGTGAAAGATGATATTGAAAAGATCGGACCCATGCCAGCGGTGTTCGATCAAAATTACGTCAGAAAGCTGCATGGCACTTATGTGAAAAAGGCCAAAACCAAGTACGATTACGCCCAACTGCTTATTGAAGACATACAAAATTTCAAGAAATCGAATCAGCTTGATCGAATGGTGATGATTTGGTGCGCCAGTACTGAAATTTATTTGAAGCCGCAACCGATTCATGAGACGCTGAGCGCTTTCGAGCAGGCGATGAAGGACAATCATCCTGGAATCGCTCCGAGCATGATTTATGCTTATGCAGCGATCGCAGCTGGGGTGCCATTTGCGAATGGGGCGCCAAATCTAACCGTGGATATCCCCGCTCTGATTGAATTTGCCCGGGAACGACAAGTTCCGATCGCTGGGAAGGACTTTAAAACTGGGCAAACGCTGATGAAGACCATCATCGCTCCTGGGCTCAAAGCGCGATTGCTGGGTTTGCAAGGCTGGTTTTCTACCAATATCCTGGGCAATCGCGATGGCGAGGTGCTCGATGACCCTGAGTCCTTCAAAACCAAGGAGGAAAGTAAACTTTCGGTTTTAGAATACATATTGCAACCTGAAGTTTACCCCGATCTATATAAAAAATTCTATCACAAGGTCCGCATCAATTATTATCCGCCGCGAGGCGATAATAAAGAGGGCTGGGATAATATCGACATTTTTGGGTGGTTGGGCTATCCGATGCAGATCAAGGTCGATTTTCTGTGTCGGGATAGCATCTTGGCAGCGCCTATCGTTTTAGATTTAGCTTTATTCATGGATTTGGCCCAGCGCTGCAAGATGAAAGGGATTCAAGAATGGCTGTCTTTTTATTTTAAAAGCCCGATGGTTGCCCCAGGCCTTTATCCCGAACATGATTTGTTCATCCAATTGATGAAGCTCAAAAACACGCTGCGCTATTTGAAAGGCGAGGAGCTAATTACTCACCTGGGATTGGAATATTACGATTAA
- a CDS encoding MATE family efflux transporter: MGHGSPLKNILKTSLPAVIDLSSQTIMFTIEAILIGRISTAAFAGQGLAIQVIISFLTILITFIVGSSLIVARHLGAEERREANHVFGQALMISIIISFLFALIWFFGGVHLFKLIEESGSIEAQRAGVSYLRIVALFAPIIITNFTAVGVIRGAGDTHLSMLVNVCINGLNLILAPLFIFGWFMFPRWEVEGAAIALGISHSVGFLITLYILRTRKGSLFLSFRELTRPNFQTFKRLLNAGVPTTVEQLVWAIGMLIVSIYAARLGEKYLAAHIVLIRIQNILSMAYLGFSLAAMTLMGKNLGAEKRKLAERTAKTAGWVGFVFSLFVAIVLALFSRSVLYFFTPEPAVLAIGVNAMIVFAIVQVPKAVDSVVIGNLRGAGDLKWLMYMTMIGVFIFEICLNWIVAFHTSLALTGLWLTHLLDESLRLLANYWRFKGGRWKFLKV; encoded by the coding sequence GTGGGTCATGGGTCGCCATTAAAAAATATTCTCAAAACCTCTCTGCCAGCGGTGATTGACCTATCATCACAAACGATCATGTTCACGATCGAGGCGATTTTGATTGGCCGGATCAGTACCGCTGCCTTTGCTGGTCAGGGACTGGCGATCCAGGTGATCATTTCGTTTTTGACCATATTGATTACCTTTATCGTTGGAAGCTCTTTGATCGTCGCCCGTCACCTCGGGGCTGAGGAACGCCGGGAGGCGAATCACGTGTTTGGTCAGGCGTTGATGATCAGCATTATCATTTCGTTCCTATTTGCCCTGATCTGGTTCTTCGGCGGGGTGCATCTTTTCAAATTGATCGAAGAGAGTGGTTCCATCGAAGCTCAGCGTGCCGGGGTTAGCTATTTGAGGATTGTGGCGTTGTTCGCCCCAATCATCATCACGAATTTCACGGCGGTCGGCGTGATTCGCGGGGCAGGGGATACCCATCTATCGATGTTGGTGAATGTCTGCATCAATGGGCTGAACCTGATTCTTGCCCCGCTATTTATCTTCGGCTGGTTCATGTTCCCCAGATGGGAAGTGGAAGGGGCTGCTATCGCGTTGGGCATCTCCCATTCGGTCGGATTTTTGATCACTCTCTATATTTTGCGAACCAGAAAAGGTTCACTGTTTTTATCGTTTCGCGAATTAACGAGGCCCAATTTTCAGACGTTTAAACGGCTGCTCAACGCCGGGGTGCCCACGACGGTCGAACAATTGGTCTGGGCGATCGGGATGTTGATCGTATCAATTTATGCCGCCAGATTGGGAGAAAAATACCTGGCGGCTCATATCGTTTTGATCCGCATCCAAAACATCCTTTCGATGGCTTACCTGGGCTTTAGTCTGGCAGCCATGACGCTGATGGGCAAAAACCTCGGAGCCGAGAAACGAAAATTGGCGGAACGAACCGCTAAAACCGCTGGCTGGGTTGGATTTGTGTTTTCGCTATTCGTTGCCATTGTCTTGGCGCTATTTTCGCGATCCGTTCTGTATTTCTTCACTCCAGAACCAGCAGTTTTGGCCATTGGCGTTAATGCGATGATCGTGTTCGCGATCGTTCAAGTCCCCAAAGCTGTTGATAGCGTCGTGATCGGAAATCTTCGAGGAGCTGGGGACTTGAAATGGCTTATGTATATGACCATGATTGGAGTTTTTATCTTTGAGATTTGTTTAAATTGGATTGTTGCCTTTCACACCAGCCTGGCGCTGACTGGATTATGGCTTACTCACTTATTGGATGAGTCTTTGAGGTTACTTGCCAATTATTGGAGATTCAAAGGCGGTCGCTGGAAATTCCTGAAAGTTTAG
- the tmk gene encoding dTMP kinase → MMTGKLITFEGIDLCGKSVQIEQLVAKLHDRNYPFLLLREPGGTLIAEKIRDTLLSKVPEPMNPITEYLLYSAARAQLVQEKIIPALQQGRLVICDRFFDSSTAYQGYGRGIDLDFVERTNRFVTQGIVPNLTFLIDIDIDEMEQRKKRMNKQLDRMEDQDRTFFERVRNGYFEIAAKQSERFRIIDGKSTIQIIADEIWAQVKRIVALNE, encoded by the coding sequence ATGATGACTGGCAAATTGATCACTTTTGAGGGGATTGACCTCTGCGGCAAATCGGTTCAGATCGAGCAATTGGTCGCAAAGCTTCATGACAGAAATTATCCATTTTTATTATTACGCGAACCGGGTGGAACACTCATTGCAGAAAAGATCCGGGATACGCTGTTGAGTAAGGTCCCAGAGCCCATGAATCCGATTACCGAATATCTGCTCTATTCTGCAGCGCGGGCACAATTGGTGCAGGAGAAGATCATTCCAGCGCTGCAGCAAGGGCGTCTCGTGATTTGCGATCGATTTTTTGACTCATCTACGGCTTATCAGGGCTATGGTCGGGGAATTGACCTCGATTTTGTGGAGCGGACCAACCGATTTGTCACCCAGGGGATAGTGCCAAATTTGACTTTTTTGATCGATATTGACATTGATGAAATGGAGCAGCGCAAGAAAAGGATGAATAAGCAATTGGATCGTATGGAAGATCAGGATCGTACTTTTTTTGAACGAGTGAGAAACGGATATTTTGAGATCGCGGCGAAACAGTCGGAACGATTTCGCATCATTGATGGTAAAAGCACTATTCAAATAATTGCCGATGAAATTTGGGCGCAAGTAAAACGGATCGTAGCGCTCAACGAGTAA
- a CDS encoding S41 family peptidase: MNSYKHYLSLAIVVALIGVVILFGGWVSRGANVSKPDFYFEIDKNLKLFGKVYEEIATRYVEEIDPEKFMKSGINGMLDNLDPYTVFVEQEGNNELQIMTKGKYGGVGMRIAKREGWPTVVEPPFEGTPAAKAGIREGDQIIEVDGVATNNLSISETAQRLRGEIGTAVNIKIRRVGEEKVLEFRLIRAEIKISDVSYAGFVKDKIGYVRLGQFSRFAGKQVRDSIAVLKSKGMEALILDLRGNPGGLLESAVQVAENFVKQGDLIVYTRGRATGTNVEYRSKETPIWGDKPLVVLVDEYSASASEIVAGAIQDLDRGLIIGSPTFGKGLVQTVVPLDREGTSLKITTAKYYIPSGRLIQKPDFIRSKEILYGYDSKKDSLSNVEPDQFYTVGKRRVHGKGGIVPDIKIASEEISPLVANLTMKSMFFNFALEYASSHKSLNTDFVIDDSIVADFKKFLKAKDFSYKTRSEMKLEELIKVLKEEKYSSAMESSLEQLKKTLQEAKDQDFQRDLETIKWNLKAEIAAKLWGTPGKYQVEFQWHPEIKKAVEILSNDREYFSLLSSNVDIK, translated from the coding sequence ATGAATAGTTATAAACATTATCTGTCGTTGGCCATTGTTGTGGCATTGATTGGCGTAGTGATCCTATTCGGTGGCTGGGTCTCTCGCGGGGCCAACGTATCCAAGCCAGATTTTTACTTTGAGATCGATAAAAACCTCAAGTTGTTCGGTAAAGTCTATGAAGAGATCGCTACTCGATATGTGGAAGAGATAGATCCTGAGAAATTCATGAAGTCTGGCATTAATGGGATGCTGGACAATTTGGATCCCTATACAGTTTTCGTGGAGCAGGAGGGGAACAATGAGCTTCAGATTATGACCAAGGGGAAATACGGGGGCGTCGGGATGCGCATCGCCAAGCGAGAGGGATGGCCGACTGTAGTGGAGCCACCGTTCGAGGGCACACCGGCGGCAAAAGCTGGGATCCGCGAGGGAGATCAAATCATCGAGGTCGATGGCGTCGCTACTAACAATCTCTCCATTTCTGAAACAGCGCAACGGCTGCGCGGTGAAATTGGTACTGCTGTGAATATCAAGATTCGACGCGTGGGTGAAGAAAAGGTATTGGAATTCCGACTTATTCGCGCTGAAATTAAGATCAGCGATGTGAGTTATGCTGGCTTTGTGAAAGACAAAATTGGTTATGTGCGATTGGGTCAATTCTCTCGCTTTGCGGGAAAGCAGGTTCGAGATTCCATCGCCGTGCTGAAAAGCAAGGGCATGGAGGCCCTAATTCTCGATCTGCGGGGCAACCCAGGTGGCCTGCTGGAGTCCGCAGTCCAAGTGGCCGAAAATTTCGTTAAGCAGGGAGACTTGATCGTTTATACCCGAGGGCGAGCCACAGGCACCAATGTCGAATATCGCTCCAAAGAGACTCCGATTTGGGGGGATAAGCCGTTAGTTGTTTTAGTGGACGAATACAGTGCCTCCGCATCTGAAATCGTTGCCGGCGCGATTCAGGATTTGGATAGAGGATTGATCATCGGTTCGCCCACGTTTGGCAAAGGCTTGGTCCAAACTGTCGTTCCTTTGGATCGGGAAGGCACCTCATTAAAGATCACTACGGCTAAATATTATATCCCCAGCGGCCGTCTGATCCAGAAACCAGATTTTATCCGATCAAAAGAGATTTTGTATGGCTATGATAGCAAGAAGGATTCATTGAGCAACGTTGAGCCCGACCAATTCTACACAGTTGGAAAACGTCGGGTGCATGGCAAGGGTGGCATTGTCCCCGATATCAAGATCGCTTCAGAAGAGATCTCTCCATTGGTGGCGAATCTGACCATGAAATCGATGTTCTTCAATTTTGCGCTCGAATATGCCTCGAGCCACAAGTCGCTGAATACCGATTTCGTTATTGATGATAGCATTGTTGCTGATTTCAAAAAATTTCTGAAGGCCAAGGATTTCAGCTATAAAACTCGGAGCGAGATGAAACTTGAGGAATTGATCAAGGTTCTTAAAGAAGAAAAATATTCGAGTGCAATGGAGTCATCATTAGAACAATTGAAAAAAACGCTTCAAGAGGCAAAAGATCAGGACTTTCAGCGGGATCTCGAGACCATCAAATGGAATTTAAAAGCCGAGATCGCGGCGAAGCTTTGGGGAACACCTGGAAAGTATCAAGTGGAATTTCAATGGCACCCAGAGATCAAAAAGGCGGTTGAAATTCTATCGAATGATCGAGAATATTTTTCATTATTAAGCAGCAACGTAGATATTAAATAA
- the ppdK gene encoding pyruvate, phosphate dikinase — MGKKYVYFFGEGKADGNANMKELLGGKGANLAEMCNLGIPVPPGFTITTEMCTYYYQNNKQVPKELEKEVDDAIARVEKIMGAKFGDPENPLLFSVRSGARSSMPGMMETVLNIGLTTKTIPGMIKQTKNERFVYDAYRRLIAMYSDVVMEKAEGIEPADGHGIREQLEHELDRMKQARGYKYDTDLTAQDLKELVEIYKAKVKEVLGKPFPDDPREQLWGGIKAVFQSWMGKRAISYRRIEGIPDDWGTAVNVQAMVFGNMGDDSATGVAFTRNPATGENVFYGEWLPNAQGEDVVAGIRTPNPINRAGKTEDTQHLPSLEEVMPELYKQLDSIQKKLERHYKDMQDIEFTIQKGRLWMLQTRVGKRNGPAAVRMAVEMCQEGLIDKKTALMRVKPSQLDELLHPMLDPEAEKKAKELAKGLPAGPGGANGMIVFTADDAEAWAKQGKKVILVRNETSPEDVHGMHAAAAILTAKGGMTSHAALVARGWGKCCIVGCSALQIDLANKQLSVNGKLLKEGDWISLNGTRGRVYEGKLPLVEPDLEHNQLYQQLMKWADEVRELGIRTNADRPQDAAQARAFGAEGIGLCRTEHMFFDPERIMAMREMIVAENETDRRKAVMKLLPYQRNDFYGILKAMHDLPVTIRLLDPPLHEFVNLDERQIKELSKQLGITEQKLKARIEALHELNPMLGHRGCRLGIAYPEITEMQARAIFEAAADLTKEGVKVYPEVMVPLTGIYTEFDHQKAIIDRVAKEVMEEKQVKFSYMVGTMIEIPRACVTANEIARTAEFFSFGTNDLTQTTFGFSRDDIGSFLPYYLDHKILPNDPFQTLDQNGVGQLIDMGVKRGRSVRPDLKIGICGEHGGDPDSIDFCHRVGMNYVSCSPFRVPIARLAAAHAAIKNGPQKK; from the coding sequence ATGGGTAAAAAGTATGTCTATTTTTTTGGAGAAGGAAAAGCTGATGGTAATGCTAACATGAAAGAATTGTTGGGTGGCAAAGGTGCTAATCTGGCTGAGATGTGCAATTTAGGCATTCCAGTCCCACCCGGCTTCACGATTACCACTGAGATGTGCACTTATTATTATCAGAACAACAAGCAAGTTCCAAAAGAATTAGAAAAAGAAGTTGATGATGCAATTGCCCGAGTCGAGAAAATCATGGGCGCAAAATTTGGAGATCCAGAAAATCCATTGCTATTTTCGGTTCGATCCGGTGCCCGCAGTTCGATGCCAGGAATGATGGAGACGGTTCTCAACATCGGTTTGACCACCAAAACCATTCCAGGGATGATCAAGCAGACCAAAAATGAGCGTTTTGTGTACGATGCGTACCGTCGCTTGATTGCCATGTACTCGGATGTGGTGATGGAGAAAGCTGAAGGGATTGAACCAGCGGACGGCCATGGGATTCGGGAGCAATTGGAACATGAGCTGGATCGCATGAAGCAGGCTCGGGGATACAAATATGATACAGATTTGACAGCTCAAGATCTAAAAGAGCTGGTTGAAATTTACAAGGCGAAAGTGAAAGAAGTATTAGGCAAGCCGTTCCCAGATGATCCTCGGGAGCAACTATGGGGCGGTATCAAAGCGGTATTTCAATCATGGATGGGCAAGCGGGCTATCTCTTACCGTCGTATTGAAGGGATTCCCGACGATTGGGGGACTGCCGTGAACGTTCAGGCCATGGTATTCGGCAATATGGGCGATGACAGTGCTACGGGCGTGGCGTTCACCCGAAACCCGGCGACGGGTGAAAATGTGTTCTACGGTGAGTGGTTGCCCAATGCCCAGGGTGAAGATGTCGTTGCTGGGATACGGACGCCCAATCCGATCAACCGGGCTGGCAAAACGGAAGACACTCAGCACCTTCCGAGCCTGGAAGAGGTCATGCCGGAGCTGTACAAGCAGCTCGATAGCATTCAGAAGAAATTAGAGCGGCATTATAAAGATATGCAGGACATCGAGTTCACCATCCAAAAAGGCCGTTTATGGATGTTGCAGACCCGAGTTGGAAAGCGGAACGGTCCAGCAGCGGTCCGAATGGCGGTGGAGATGTGCCAGGAAGGCTTAATCGACAAGAAGACGGCATTGATGCGCGTGAAACCATCGCAATTGGACGAACTGTTGCATCCGATGCTAGATCCTGAGGCTGAGAAAAAGGCCAAGGAGTTGGCGAAAGGTTTGCCAGCAGGGCCCGGCGGCGCCAATGGCATGATCGTTTTTACAGCCGATGATGCAGAAGCTTGGGCCAAGCAGGGCAAAAAGGTGATCTTGGTGCGCAACGAGACCTCTCCAGAAGATGTCCATGGTATGCACGCTGCGGCTGCCATTTTAACGGCGAAGGGTGGTATGACCAGCCATGCGGCATTGGTTGCGCGCGGCTGGGGTAAGTGCTGCATCGTTGGATGTAGTGCGCTGCAAATCGATTTGGCCAATAAACAGTTGAGCGTCAACGGGAAACTGTTGAAAGAGGGCGATTGGATCTCGTTGAACGGGACGCGCGGCCGCGTTTATGAAGGGAAACTGCCCTTGGTCGAACCCGACCTGGAGCATAACCAGCTCTATCAGCAACTGATGAAGTGGGCTGATGAAGTCCGCGAACTGGGGATTCGCACCAATGCGGATCGACCTCAGGATGCGGCACAGGCGCGTGCTTTTGGTGCTGAGGGAATTGGATTGTGTCGGACCGAACACATGTTCTTCGACCCGGAACGGATTATGGCCATGCGCGAGATGATCGTCGCTGAGAACGAAACCGACCGCCGAAAGGCAGTGATGAAATTGTTGCCGTATCAGCGTAATGACTTTTACGGGATCCTCAAAGCTATGCATGATCTTCCTGTGACCATCCGGTTGCTCGACCCGCCGCTCCATGAGTTCGTCAACCTCGATGAGAGACAAATCAAAGAGTTGAGCAAACAATTGGGGATCACCGAGCAGAAGCTGAAAGCCCGCATTGAAGCCCTTCATGAGTTGAATCCAATGCTGGGCCATCGTGGCTGTCGCTTGGGCATTGCCTATCCAGAGATCACAGAAATGCAGGCTCGGGCGATTTTTGAAGCGGCCGCCGATCTCACCAAAGAGGGCGTAAAAGTCTACCCCGAGGTGATGGTGCCTTTAACTGGGATTTACACAGAGTTTGATCATCAGAAAGCCATTATTGACCGCGTCGCCAAGGAGGTCATGGAAGAAAAACAGGTCAAATTTAGCTACATGGTGGGTACGATGATCGAAATCCCGCGGGCTTGCGTCACTGCTAACGAGATCGCTCGAACGGCCGAGTTCTTCTCATTTGGTACCAACGACCTCACGCAGACCACCTTTGGATTTTCCCGAGATGATATCGGTAGCTTCTTACCTTATTATCTGGACCATAAGATTCTGCCCAATGATCCTTTCCAGACCCTGGATCAGAACGGCGTGGGACAGCTCATCGATATGGGGGTCAAGCGGGGACGTTCAGTACGGCCAGATCTCAAGATCGGCATTTGCGGTGAGCACGGTGGCGATCCAGATTCTATCGATTTCTGCCATCGTGTTGGCATGAACTACGTCTCTTGCTCGCCATTCCGTGTACCGATCGCGCGACTGGCAGCGGCTCATGCCGCCATCAAAAATGGGCCTCAGAAAAAGTAA
- a CDS encoding SagB/ThcOx family dehydrogenase, with protein sequence MDLSKIAHIGEDFQEYTKYQYFFSPSDMSRGIPVPQAEKPIPPDVPQVALPKTEPLLSKFGKEIFFIIKQRRSRRDYLEKPLSLEQLSLLLWATQGLQQAGYGYTLRTVPSAGARHPLETYLLINHLEQLQSGLYRYSPSRHAVIQLRNDPAIVDHLTEACLGQEMFRTCSVAFIWTAVIQRSRWKYQQRAYRYIYLDAGHVCQNLYLACEALKLGCCAVAAFDDDAVNRLLEVDGKEEFAIYLATVGAV encoded by the coding sequence ATGGACTTATCGAAAATCGCGCATATCGGTGAAGATTTTCAAGAATACACCAAATATCAGTATTTCTTCAGCCCGAGCGATATGAGTCGAGGGATCCCGGTCCCTCAAGCCGAAAAACCGATCCCGCCAGATGTCCCTCAAGTCGCTCTTCCAAAAACCGAACCATTGCTCTCCAAATTTGGAAAAGAAATTTTCTTTATAATCAAACAGCGGCGATCGAGGCGGGATTATTTGGAAAAACCACTCAGCCTGGAGCAACTATCGCTATTGCTGTGGGCCACTCAGGGGCTACAGCAGGCTGGTTATGGTTATACCTTGCGAACTGTTCCATCGGCCGGGGCGCGACATCCCTTGGAAACCTATTTGCTGATAAATCATCTTGAACAATTGCAGTCTGGCCTGTATCGTTATTCTCCCTCGCGACATGCAGTGATCCAGTTGAGGAATGATCCTGCGATTGTAGATCATTTAACAGAAGCTTGCCTTGGGCAGGAGATGTTCAGGACGTGCAGTGTAGCTTTTATTTGGACTGCCGTGATCCAGCGCAGTCGTTGGAAATATCAGCAGCGCGCCTATCGTTATATTTATCTGGATGCAGGTCACGTTTGCCAAAATCTCTATCTTGCTTGTGAAGCATTGAAATTGGGCTGTTGCGCCGTGGCGGCATTTGATGACGATGCTGTGAATCGCTTGCTGGAAGTCGATGGCAAAGAGGAATTTGCCATTTATTTGGCGACTGTGGGAGCTGTGTAG